A stretch of the Elephas maximus indicus isolate mEleMax1 chromosome 3, mEleMax1 primary haplotype, whole genome shotgun sequence genome encodes the following:
- the SLAMF7 gene encoding SLAM family member 7 isoform X2, whose product MVGSPVCFILMSLLCQFIGPAASRDLKKLVGALGGSVTFPLNHSIKKVGSIVWIFNTTLVTLQPQEPNKSAIVIVTQSHKKERVSFPNRDYSLKLSKLQKNDSGTYRVEIHNPLHQLPFTQEYVLRVYEYLSKPKVTKGLQNKKNDTCMTNLTCSMEQGEEDVTYSWKIANESHDGSVLPVSWRLGEKNINFICVASNPISNSSSNPISSWNLCEEFTGEKEGVEIHQEIPDVCLHSGATTVYDTISHHNKLTPEEEPVNTLYSTVQIHKMEEKPHALFEILDTPVLPAYENI is encoded by the exons ATGGTTGGCTCCCCAGTGTGTTTCATCCTCATGTCTCTCCTCTGCCAGTTCATAG GGCCAGCAGCGTCTAGAGATCTGAAGAAGCTGGTTGGTGCCCTTGGCGGATCTGTGACTTTCCCTCTGAACCACTCAATAAAGAAGGTTGGCAGCATTGTCTGGATCTTCAACACAACTCTCGTGACCTTACAGCCACAAGAGCCAAATAAGTCAGCCATTGTCATAGTGACCCAaagccataaaaaagaaagagtgaGCTTCCCAAATAGAGACTACTCCCTGAAGCTCAGCAAGCTGCAGAAGAATGACTCGGGCACCTACCGTGTGGAGATACACAACCCACTCCACCAGCTGCCCTTCACCCAGGAGTATGTGCTACGTGTCTATG AATACCTGTCAAAGCCCAAAGTCACAAAAGGTCTGCAGAACAAAAAGAATGACACCTGTATGACCAATCTGACATGCTCCATGGAACAGGGTGAAGAGGATGTGACTTACAGCTGGAAGATAGCCAATGAGTCCCATGACGGCTCCGTCCTCCCCGTCTCCTGGAGACTGGGGGAAAAGAACATAAACTTCATCTGTGTGGCCAGCAACCCCATCAGCAACAGCTCCTCAAACCCCATCTCTTCCTGGAACCTGTGTGAAG AGTTCactggagagaaggagggagtggAAATACATCAGGAAATTCCTGACGTCTGCCTCCATTCAGGAGCGACCACAGTGTATGACACCATCTCTCACCATAAT aaattgacCCCAGAGGAAGAGCCAGTAAATACACTTTATTCCACCGTTCAGATACACAAAATG GAGGAGAAACCCCACGCACTGTTCGAGATTCTGGACACACCAGTGCTACCTGCCTATGAGAATATCTAA
- the SLAMF7 gene encoding SLAM family member 7 isoform X1, translated as MVGSPVCFILMSLLCQFIGPAASRDLKKLVGALGGSVTFPLNHSIKKVGSIVWIFNTTLVTLQPQEPNKSAIVIVTQSHKKERVSFPNRDYSLKLSKLQKNDSGTYRVEIHNPLHQLPFTQEYVLRVYEYLSKPKVTKGLQNKKNDTCMTNLTCSMEQGEEDVTYSWKIANESHDGSVLPVSWRLGEKNINFICVASNPISNSSSNPISSWNLCEGTAGDTNAPMFLLYFLLATLLSVLVLGLVLISSMQRDRRKEFTGEKEGVEIHQEIPDVCLHSGATTVYDTISHHNKLTPEEEPVNTLYSTVQIHKMEEKPHALFEILDTPVLPAYENI; from the exons ATGGTTGGCTCCCCAGTGTGTTTCATCCTCATGTCTCTCCTCTGCCAGTTCATAG GGCCAGCAGCGTCTAGAGATCTGAAGAAGCTGGTTGGTGCCCTTGGCGGATCTGTGACTTTCCCTCTGAACCACTCAATAAAGAAGGTTGGCAGCATTGTCTGGATCTTCAACACAACTCTCGTGACCTTACAGCCACAAGAGCCAAATAAGTCAGCCATTGTCATAGTGACCCAaagccataaaaaagaaagagtgaGCTTCCCAAATAGAGACTACTCCCTGAAGCTCAGCAAGCTGCAGAAGAATGACTCGGGCACCTACCGTGTGGAGATACACAACCCACTCCACCAGCTGCCCTTCACCCAGGAGTATGTGCTACGTGTCTATG AATACCTGTCAAAGCCCAAAGTCACAAAAGGTCTGCAGAACAAAAAGAATGACACCTGTATGACCAATCTGACATGCTCCATGGAACAGGGTGAAGAGGATGTGACTTACAGCTGGAAGATAGCCAATGAGTCCCATGACGGCTCCGTCCTCCCCGTCTCCTGGAGACTGGGGGAAAAGAACATAAACTTCATCTGTGTGGCCAGCAACCCCATCAGCAACAGCTCCTCAAACCCCATCTCTTCCTGGAACCTGTGTGAAG GTACCGCTGGTGATACAAATGCACCCATGTTTTTACTGTACTTCCTGTTGGCCACCTTGCTCAGTGTCCTCGTACTTGGACTCGTACTTATTTCAAGTatgcagagagacagaagaaaag AGTTCactggagagaaggagggagtggAAATACATCAGGAAATTCCTGACGTCTGCCTCCATTCAGGAGCGACCACAGTGTATGACACCATCTCTCACCATAAT aaattgacCCCAGAGGAAGAGCCAGTAAATACACTTTATTCCACCGTTCAGATACACAAAATG GAGGAGAAACCCCACGCACTGTTCGAGATTCTGGACACACCAGTGCTACCTGCCTATGAGAATATCTAA